One Nocardia iowensis DNA window includes the following coding sequences:
- a CDS encoding ABC transporter ATP-binding protein, translating into MRRLWAESRLHGRTLVGIAVALVVGALVEVAGPLLTKRAVDAAGVGDTEVIGTVAMLLALLAVGRFVAAFGRRLLAGRLALDVQHSLRLDILGSLQKLDGAGQDALRTGQVVSRSITDLQLVQGLLAMVPLSGMALLQFLLAAAVMVWLSPPLAAVALLVVPAIAVVVYRMRPRLYAATWSAQQRAAEVAQHVEETVTGVRVVKGFGQEARMVELLERQGRTLYAERMRAAAIDSRFAPSLSAIPQAGMVAVIALGGLLAVHGVIGIGTFLAFAAYVATMTATTRTMASVVIMAQLTRAAAERVYQVIDTAPVVADPATPVELPDGPLGVEMDSVTFGFDPDQPILRELDLRIRPGETVAIIGPAGSGKSTLSLLLPRFYAPDSGNIRLFGSETPGAQPVSVDIADVRAADLRAAIGVVFDDPFLFSDTIAANIALGRPEATDAEIRQAAKSAAADDFIAELPDGYDTVVGERGLTLSGGQRQRIALARALLARPRILVLDDATSAVDAVTEAAIFGALPDDGGRTTLILAHRESTLAHADRVIHLPAPTGHVPITDTPIARPVPARLGGGPGSAAADLSETPELRRTIERLPPATEQPGLDEQRIRLPDPEFRFLRMLRPVRWLVLAVITLLALDAIIGIAFPPLVRYAIDTGVLGDQPSALGRAAVIGAVLVAAGWAVGAATTVLTSRTGERVLYALRVRSFAHLQRLGLDYYERELSGRIMTRMTTDIDALSTFLQTGVATTLIGGLTLVGIAVALLVIDASLAAVVLLALPVLLLATALFRRVSSTAYTVSREHVSAVNADFQENVSGLRAVQANRHEPRSARRFGEYSQRYRNSRMRAQRAIATYFAFVIAWADLALAAVVFVGAREVASGRTTAGTLIAFVLYLQLLFGPILQLSQVFDGYQQARVGLRRIGELLRTPSSIAADAPDARSIDNGLRGEVTVDDVRFHYPRSEVRALDGVSLHIPPGSTLALVGPTGAGKSTIVKLLARLYDLPPDGTGAILVDGIDIRDYRLTDFRARLGIVPQEAHLFSGDVASNIAFGKPAATEADIAEAAAAVGATDMIAALPLGMRQPVGERGRGLSAGQRQLIALARAELVRPDLLLLDEATATLDPDAEAAVLAASRSLTRGRTTVLVAHRLGTAARADRIAVVEHGRIAEIGTHAELLAAGGGYARLWAAARETGGIFSVTDKSSSMR; encoded by the coding sequence ATGCGCAGGCTGTGGGCCGAGAGTCGGCTGCACGGCAGAACGCTCGTAGGTATCGCGGTCGCGTTGGTCGTCGGGGCGTTGGTCGAGGTCGCGGGTCCGTTGCTCACCAAGCGGGCCGTCGATGCTGCGGGGGTCGGTGACACCGAGGTGATCGGAACCGTCGCCATGTTGCTCGCGCTGCTGGCGGTGGGCCGGTTCGTCGCCGCGTTCGGGCGGCGGCTGCTGGCCGGGCGGTTGGCGCTGGACGTGCAGCACTCGTTGCGGCTGGACATTCTCGGATCGCTGCAGAAACTGGACGGGGCCGGACAGGACGCGCTGCGGACCGGACAGGTGGTGTCCCGCTCGATCACCGATCTGCAACTGGTGCAGGGATTGCTGGCGATGGTGCCGCTCTCCGGGATGGCGTTGCTGCAATTTCTGCTGGCCGCCGCGGTGATGGTGTGGTTGTCGCCGCCGCTCGCGGCGGTGGCGCTGCTGGTGGTGCCCGCGATCGCGGTGGTGGTGTATCGCATGCGGCCCCGGCTGTACGCGGCGACCTGGTCGGCGCAGCAGCGGGCGGCGGAGGTCGCGCAGCACGTCGAGGAGACGGTCACCGGCGTGCGGGTGGTGAAGGGGTTCGGGCAGGAAGCGCGGATGGTCGAACTGCTGGAACGGCAGGGCCGCACGCTCTACGCCGAACGGATGCGCGCGGCGGCCATCGACTCACGGTTCGCGCCGAGTCTGTCGGCGATCCCGCAAGCCGGGATGGTCGCGGTGATCGCGCTCGGCGGACTGCTCGCGGTGCACGGCGTGATCGGCATCGGCACCTTCCTCGCATTCGCCGCCTACGTCGCCACCATGACCGCGACGACCCGAACCATGGCGTCGGTGGTGATCATGGCGCAGCTGACCCGTGCGGCGGCCGAGCGGGTGTACCAGGTGATCGACACTGCCCCGGTGGTGGCGGATCCGGCGACGCCGGTCGAGTTGCCGGACGGCCCGCTCGGCGTCGAAATGGATTCGGTCACCTTCGGTTTCGATCCCGATCAGCCGATTCTGCGCGAGCTGGACTTGCGGATCAGACCCGGTGAGACGGTCGCGATCATCGGCCCCGCGGGTTCCGGCAAATCCACGCTTTCGCTGCTGCTCCCCCGCTTCTACGCGCCCGACTCCGGCAACATCCGCCTGTTCGGTTCCGAAACTCCCGGCGCACAACCTGTTTCGGTAGATATCGCCGATGTACGCGCGGCGGACCTCCGCGCGGCGATCGGTGTCGTCTTCGACGATCCGTTCCTGTTCTCCGACACCATCGCCGCCAATATCGCGCTCGGCCGACCGGAGGCCACCGACGCCGAGATCCGGCAAGCCGCGAAGTCCGCCGCGGCCGACGACTTCATCGCCGAACTGCCCGACGGCTACGACACGGTGGTCGGCGAGCGGGGATTGACGCTGTCCGGTGGGCAGCGCCAACGCATCGCGCTGGCCAGGGCGCTGCTGGCCCGTCCGCGCATTTTGGTGCTCGACGATGCCACCTCCGCAGTGGACGCGGTCACCGAAGCGGCGATCTTCGGCGCACTGCCCGACGACGGCGGGCGCACCACGCTGATCCTGGCGCACCGAGAATCCACGCTCGCCCACGCGGATCGGGTGATCCACCTGCCCGCACCCACCGGGCACGTGCCGATCACCGATACCCCGATCGCCCGGCCGGTACCGGCTCGACTCGGCGGCGGTCCGGGCAGCGCGGCGGCAGACCTGAGCGAGACGCCGGAACTGCGCCGCACCATCGAACGCCTGCCACCCGCCACCGAGCAACCCGGCCTGGATGAGCAACGAATTCGCCTGCCCGACCCGGAATTCCGGTTCCTGAGGATGTTACGGCCGGTCCGCTGGCTGGTGCTGGCGGTGATCACACTTCTCGCGTTGGACGCGATCATCGGCATCGCCTTCCCACCGCTGGTGCGCTACGCCATCGATACCGGTGTGCTCGGCGACCAGCCCTCGGCCCTCGGCCGCGCGGCGGTGATCGGCGCGGTGCTGGTGGCGGCGGGCTGGGCGGTCGGCGCGGCAACCACGGTGCTGACCTCGCGCACCGGTGAACGCGTGCTCTACGCCCTGCGCGTGCGCAGCTTCGCCCACCTGCAACGGCTCGGCCTCGACTACTACGAGCGCGAGCTCTCCGGCCGGATCATGACCCGGATGACCACGGACATCGACGCGCTGTCCACCTTCCTGCAGACCGGGGTCGCGACCACCCTGATCGGCGGGCTGACCCTGGTCGGCATCGCGGTGGCGCTGCTGGTCATCGATGCCTCGCTGGCGGCGGTGGTGTTGCTGGCGCTGCCGGTGCTGCTGCTCGCGACGGCGCTGTTCCGGCGGGTCTCATCCACCGCCTATACCGTGTCGCGCGAACATGTTTCGGCGGTCAACGCGGACTTCCAGGAGAACGTCAGCGGCCTGCGCGCCGTGCAGGCCAACCGGCACGAGCCGCGCTCGGCCCGCCGCTTCGGCGAATACTCCCAGCGCTACCGCAACAGCAGGATGCGCGCGCAACGGGCCATCGCGACCTACTTCGCCTTCGTGATCGCCTGGGCCGATCTGGCACTGGCCGCGGTGGTGTTCGTCGGCGCCCGCGAGGTGGCGAGCGGCCGCACGACCGCGGGCACGTTGATCGCCTTCGTGCTGTACCTACAGCTGCTCTTCGGGCCGATCCTGCAACTGTCCCAGGTGTTCGACGGCTACCAGCAGGCCAGGGTCGGCCTGCGACGGATCGGCGAACTGCTGCGTACGCCCTCCTCCATCGCCGCCGACGCGCCGGACGCCCGGTCGATCGACAACGGCCTTCGTGGCGAGGTCACCGTCGACGATGTGCGGTTCCACTATCCGCGCAGCGAGGTTCGCGCCCTCGACGGCGTATCGCTGCACATCCCGCCCGGTTCGACCCTCGCGCTGGTCGGCCCCACCGGTGCGGGCAAGTCGACCATCGTCAAGCTGCTGGCCCGCCTGTACGACCTGCCGCCGGACGGAACCGGCGCGATCCTCGTCGACGGCATCGATATCCGTGATTACCGTCTCACCGATTTCCGCGCCCGCCTCGGCATCGTCCCGCAGGAAGCTCATTTGTTCAGCGGCGACGTCGCCAGCAATATCGCGTTCGGGAAACCTGCCGCGACCGAAGCCGACATCGCCGAAGCCGCCGCGGCCGTCGGGGCGACCGACATGATCGCCGCACTTCCGCTCGGTATGCGCCAGCCGGTCGGCGAACGCGGACGCGGCCTGTCCGCGGGTCAGCGCCAGCTGATCGCGCTGGCTCGCGCCGAACTCGTGCGCCCCGACTTGTTACTGCTCGACGAGGCCACGGCTACGCTCGACCCGGACGCCGAGGCAGCGGTGCTGGCAGCGAGTCGATCATTGACCCGCGGCCGGACCACCGTCCTCGTCGCACACCGGCTCGGTACGGCGGCGCGGGCCGATCGGATCGCCGTCGTCGAGCACGGCCGGATCGCCGAAATCGGCACCCACGCCGAGTTGCTTGCCGCCGGCGGCGGGTATGCCCGACTGTGGGCAGCGGCACGGGAAACCGGGGGAATATTCTCGGTAACGGACAAGTCGTCTTCTATGAGGTGA
- a CDS encoding ABC transporter permease encodes MITILPPELVPSVSSEVRKVTTLPAHRILLGVPLVVALVASMATAIMAGKADPKGQPITGTATVGLYVGLAVVILAAAVFGAIGSGAEYRHHTMPMTALFTADRDRLAAAKLLVTGVFAVAAALAIELVSLLALFAFGRGKFDFGLDLLAVLGGGLFAAVCWSLIGAGLGLLLRSSSTAITIVLGWLVVVEPLLWLVAHGVGASGLVTLFPGSATVSTVAVGSYPDSDFLAPTPAAIVVLLLWTIGIGGAAWWNLRQRDL; translated from the coding sequence ATGATCACGATTCTGCCGCCGGAGCTCGTGCCCTCCGTCAGCTCGGAGGTTCGCAAGGTCACCACGCTCCCGGCGCACCGGATCCTCCTCGGGGTGCCGCTGGTGGTCGCTCTCGTCGCGAGCATGGCCACCGCGATCATGGCGGGCAAGGCCGATCCCAAGGGTCAACCCATCACCGGCACCGCGACGGTCGGCCTGTACGTCGGCCTCGCCGTGGTGATCCTGGCCGCCGCTGTGTTCGGCGCGATCGGCAGCGGCGCCGAGTACCGCCACCACACCATGCCGATGACCGCGCTGTTCACCGCGGACCGCGACCGGCTCGCCGCCGCGAAACTTCTCGTCACCGGCGTGTTCGCGGTGGCGGCCGCACTCGCCATCGAGCTGGTTTCGCTGCTGGCGCTCTTCGCTTTCGGCCGCGGCAAATTCGACTTCGGCCTGGATCTGCTGGCCGTGCTCGGCGGCGGACTGTTCGCCGCGGTCTGCTGGTCGTTGATCGGCGCGGGACTCGGCCTGCTGCTGCGGTCGTCGTCGACCGCCATCACGATCGTGCTCGGCTGGCTCGTCGTCGTCGAACCGCTGCTGTGGCTGGTCGCCCATGGTGTCGGTGCCAGCGGATTGGTCACCCTCTTCCCCGGCTCCGCCACCGTCAGCACCGTCGCCGTCGGCTCCTACCCCGACAGTGACTTCCTCGCTCCCACGCCCGCCGCGATCGTCGTCCTGCTGCTGTGGACCATCGGCATCGGCGGCGCGGCCTGGTGGAACCTGCGCCAGCGCGACCTCTGA
- a CDS encoding WXG100 family type VII secretion target → MSDGGTPVVPGQQLTVVPEQVRDVGRYVYELAEALRSALDSAAKDVGALTNGSWTGDSATEFANGWTDVRDGGTRIMSALTGMAEKLGVTADTYRSRDSNNATALNTSSLDLP, encoded by the coding sequence ATGAGCGACGGGGGGACGCCAGTGGTTCCGGGACAGCAGCTCACGGTCGTCCCCGAGCAGGTGCGCGATGTCGGCAGGTACGTCTACGAGCTGGCCGAGGCACTGCGCTCGGCATTGGATTCCGCGGCCAAGGACGTGGGCGCGCTGACCAACGGAAGTTGGACCGGCGACTCCGCCACCGAGTTCGCCAACGGCTGGACCGACGTCCGCGACGGCGGCACCCGGATCATGTCCGCATTGACCGGCATGGCGGAGAAACTCGGTGTCACCGCCGATACCTACCGATCCCGCGACTCGAACAACGCGACCGCACTGAACACATCCAGCCTGGATCTGCCATGA
- a CDS encoding ABC transporter ATP-binding protein, producing the protein MTAVPPLAFSVRALTKRYGLVSAVENVSFTVASGSTAALVGPRGAGKTTIARTLLGLLEPTSGTAAVAGPGSNRARGDNAERDIGSARIVGGVLAPRGLHPSRTARDHLKVYAAAVGVPDGRVAEVLELVGLTEAAGTKGSALSTGQQTRLALATAVLGDPPLLILDEPMDGLDAAERGWLQDFLRRHTTRGGSALLTSESLAAVLPGADQVIVLNEGAVVYQGSPARLRRGHPDRLVVAASTPIALATTLAARGFIDAVIRPDGRLAVAEATEADIRDAAAAAQVRLDSIVPDLIHPDRVLAALTRPPSPAPYPGLAGPAHHPTPMPYGIPR; encoded by the coding sequence GTGACCGCAGTGCCTCCGCTCGCCTTCTCCGTCCGCGCCCTGACCAAGCGATACGGTCTGGTTTCCGCCGTCGAGAACGTGAGTTTCACGGTTGCGTCCGGCAGCACCGCCGCCCTGGTCGGGCCGCGCGGTGCGGGCAAGACGACCATCGCACGGACCCTGCTCGGACTGCTCGAACCGACCTCGGGGACAGCGGCGGTCGCCGGGCCCGGGTCGAACCGGGCCCGCGGTGACAATGCCGAGCGGGACATCGGCTCGGCCCGCATCGTCGGCGGGGTGCTCGCGCCGCGCGGACTGCATCCCAGCCGGACCGCGCGCGACCATCTGAAGGTGTACGCGGCGGCGGTCGGAGTGCCGGACGGACGGGTCGCGGAGGTACTCGAGCTCGTCGGGCTCACCGAGGCAGCGGGGACGAAGGGCAGCGCCCTGTCGACCGGGCAGCAGACTCGGCTGGCACTGGCTACGGCCGTGCTCGGCGATCCGCCGCTGCTGATCCTGGACGAACCGATGGACGGCCTCGACGCCGCGGAACGTGGCTGGCTGCAAGACTTTCTGCGCAGGCACACCACCCGCGGCGGCAGTGCGTTGCTGACCAGCGAGAGCCTCGCGGCGGTACTGCCCGGTGCGGACCAGGTGATCGTGTTGAACGAGGGCGCGGTGGTGTATCAGGGCAGTCCGGCCCGGCTGCGGCGCGGTCATCCCGATCGCCTCGTCGTCGCGGCCTCCACCCCCATCGCGCTGGCGACCACGCTGGCCGCGCGCGGGTTCATCGACGCTGTGATCCGGCCGGACGGTCGGCTGGCGGTGGCCGAGGCGACCGAAGCCGATATCCGGGACGCCGCGGCGGCGGCACAGGTGCGGCTGGACAGCATCGTCCCCGACCTGATCCATCCCGACCGGGTGCTCGCCGCACTGACCAGACCCCCGAGTCCGGCGCCCTATCCCGGCCTCGCCGGGCCAGCCCATCATCCGACGCCGATGCCCTACGGGATTCCACGATGA
- a CDS encoding WXG100 family type VII secretion target, whose amino-acid sequence MSSEFSVDLEHLDQIVARLSGLAGFVAEHLDEIDDKVATLHGTGWESVAAQAYADAHRGWATGAREFVEGVREMSDAARQAHTRYTRAIAINNKMLEGG is encoded by the coding sequence ATGAGCTCCGAATTCTCGGTCGACCTCGAGCACCTCGACCAGATCGTGGCCCGGCTCTCCGGACTTGCCGGGTTCGTCGCCGAGCACCTCGATGAAATCGACGACAAGGTGGCGACGCTGCATGGGACCGGATGGGAAAGCGTTGCCGCCCAGGCATATGCCGATGCCCATCGCGGATGGGCCACCGGCGCACGCGAATTCGTCGAAGGTGTGCGCGAGATGAGTGACGCGGCCCGTCAGGCGCACACGCGCTATACCCGCGCGATCGCCATCAACAACAAGATGCTGGAAGGGGGCTGA
- a CDS encoding multifunctional oxoglutarate decarboxylase/oxoglutarate dehydrogenase thiamine pyrophosphate-binding subunit/dihydrolipoyllysine-residue succinyltransferase subunit: MRRTPAVSSSTSQFGQNQWLVDEMYQKFKQDPSSVDESWHEFLADYTPEATGDSGNSQAAPAAAAPAQAPNPAPAPASVNSAPKAAAPAPAKAAAPAKAPAPAKTTARAPQTTPAPTSNAAPTSGGPKTDNVADEAKVLRGAAAAVAKNMAASLTIPTATSVRAIPAKLMIDNRLVINNHLARTRGGKISFTHLLGYAIVQAVKSFPNMNRHFAEIDGKPNAITPAHTNLGLAIDLPGKDGSRSLVVAAIKGTEAMTFGQFHTAYEDIVRRARDAKLTADDFSGVTISLTNPGTIGTVHSVPRLMPGQGAIIGAGAMEYPAEFQGMSDERIADIGVGKLMTLTSTYDHRIIQGAESGDFLRTIHNLLISDEFYDEIFHGLGVPYEPVRWRKDIRERGVDKSTRVLEMIAAYRNRGHLMADTDPLRLVKDKFRSHPDLDVTQHGLTLWDLDRTFNVGGFHGQDQMKLREVLSVLRDAYCRHVGVEYTHILETEQLQWIQERVEQKHVKPTVAQQKYILNRLNAAEAFETFLQTKYVGQKRFSLEGAEAVIPMMDATIDQCAEHGLDEVVIGMPHRGRLNVLANIVGKPYSKIFTEFEGNMNPAGAHGSGDVKYHLGAHGTYLQMFGDNEIEVSLTANPSHLEAVDPVLEGLVRAKQDLLDKGDGQEGYSVMPLMLHGDAAFAGQGVVAETLNMSGLRGYRVGGTIHIVVNNQIGFTTAPENSRSTEYSTDIAKFIGAPIFHVNGDDPEACDWVARLAVDFRQKFRKDVVIDMVCYRRRGHNEGDDPSMTQPSMYDVIDTKRSVRKAYTESLIGRGDISLKEAEDALRDYQGQLERVFNEVRELEKYTPEPSESVEDDQRVPTTVQTAVDKAVLQRIGDAFLNVPDGFNVHPRVKPVLEKRREMAYEGKVDWAFAELMAFGTLIDEGRAVRLTGQDSRRGTFTQRHAVIIDRKTAEEYTPLHNIGSTNPGWFAVHDSALSEYAAVGFEYGYSLGNPNALVLWEAQFGDFVNGAQSIIDEFISSGEAKWGQLSDVVLLLPHGHEGQGPDHTSGRIERFLQLCAEGSMTVAVPSTPANYFHLLRRHALDGIRRPLIVFTPKSMLRNKAVVSDLKDFTESKFRSVFDEPAYEQGIGDRSKVKRILMTSGKLYYELAAEKAKQKREDVAIVRIEQLYPLPTYRLNESLDRYPNATDIAWVQEEPANQGAWPFFGLNLPEVLPDRLGKLRRISRRAMSAPSSGSSKVHAVEQAEIVAEAFEPTS, from the coding sequence ATGAGGCGAACACCTGCTGTGAGCAGCTCAACTTCCCAGTTCGGACAGAACCAGTGGCTAGTCGATGAGATGTATCAGAAGTTCAAACAGGATCCATCTTCGGTCGATGAGAGTTGGCACGAGTTCCTCGCCGATTACACGCCCGAAGCCACGGGTGATTCCGGTAACAGCCAGGCCGCTCCGGCCGCGGCCGCTCCCGCGCAGGCGCCGAACCCGGCTCCGGCTCCCGCGTCGGTGAACTCGGCCCCCAAGGCCGCCGCCCCCGCACCGGCCAAGGCCGCGGCGCCCGCGAAGGCACCGGCGCCGGCCAAGACCACCGCGCGCGCACCGCAGACCACGCCCGCGCCGACCTCCAACGCGGCGCCTACCTCCGGTGGCCCGAAGACCGACAACGTGGCCGACGAAGCCAAGGTGCTGCGTGGCGCCGCGGCCGCGGTGGCCAAGAACATGGCCGCGTCGCTGACCATCCCGACCGCGACCAGCGTGCGCGCCATCCCGGCCAAACTGATGATCGATAACCGCTTGGTCATCAACAACCACCTGGCCCGCACTCGCGGCGGCAAGATCTCGTTCACCCACCTGCTCGGTTACGCGATCGTGCAGGCGGTCAAGTCGTTCCCGAACATGAACCGGCACTTCGCCGAGATCGACGGCAAGCCGAACGCGATCACCCCCGCGCACACCAACCTCGGCCTCGCCATCGACCTGCCCGGCAAGGACGGCAGCCGGTCGCTGGTCGTCGCGGCCATCAAGGGCACCGAGGCGATGACCTTCGGTCAGTTCCACACCGCCTACGAGGACATCGTCCGCCGCGCCCGCGACGCCAAGCTGACCGCCGACGACTTCAGCGGCGTCACCATCTCGCTCACCAACCCCGGCACCATCGGCACCGTGCACTCGGTGCCCCGCCTCATGCCGGGACAGGGCGCCATCATCGGCGCGGGCGCGATGGAGTACCCGGCCGAGTTCCAGGGCATGAGCGACGAGCGCATCGCCGATATCGGCGTCGGCAAGCTGATGACGCTGACCTCCACCTACGACCACCGCATCATCCAGGGCGCGGAGTCCGGTGACTTCCTGCGCACCATCCACAACCTGCTGATCTCCGACGAGTTCTACGACGAGATCTTCCACGGCCTCGGCGTGCCGTACGAGCCGGTGCGCTGGCGCAAGGACATTCGCGAACGCGGCGTCGACAAGAGCACCCGCGTGCTGGAGATGATCGCGGCCTACCGCAACCGCGGCCACCTGATGGCGGACACCGATCCGCTGCGCCTGGTCAAGGACAAGTTCCGCAGCCACCCCGACCTCGACGTCACCCAGCACGGCCTGACGCTGTGGGACCTGGACCGCACCTTCAACGTCGGCGGCTTCCACGGCCAGGACCAGATGAAGCTGCGCGAGGTCCTCTCGGTCCTGCGCGACGCCTACTGTCGCCACGTCGGTGTGGAGTACACCCACATCCTGGAGACCGAACAGCTGCAGTGGATCCAGGAGCGGGTCGAGCAGAAGCACGTCAAACCGACTGTCGCCCAGCAGAAGTACATCCTGAACCGGCTGAACGCGGCGGAGGCCTTCGAGACCTTCCTGCAGACCAAGTACGTCGGGCAGAAGCGCTTCTCGCTGGAAGGCGCCGAGGCCGTCATCCCGATGATGGACGCGACCATCGACCAGTGCGCCGAGCACGGGCTCGACGAGGTCGTCATCGGCATGCCGCACCGCGGTCGGCTGAACGTGCTTGCCAACATTGTCGGCAAGCCGTACTCGAAGATCTTCACCGAGTTCGAGGGCAACATGAACCCGGCCGGCGCGCACGGCTCCGGCGACGTGAAGTACCACCTCGGCGCGCACGGCACCTACCTGCAGATGTTCGGCGACAACGAGATCGAGGTCTCGCTGACCGCCAACCCGTCGCACCTGGAGGCGGTCGACCCGGTCCTGGAGGGCCTGGTCCGCGCCAAGCAGGATCTGCTGGACAAGGGCGACGGCCAGGAGGGCTACTCCGTCATGCCGTTGATGCTGCACGGTGACGCCGCGTTCGCGGGTCAGGGTGTGGTCGCCGAGACGCTGAACATGTCCGGCCTGCGCGGCTACCGGGTCGGCGGCACCATCCACATCGTGGTGAACAACCAGATCGGCTTCACCACCGCCCCGGAGAACAGCCGCTCCACCGAATACTCCACCGACATCGCGAAGTTCATCGGCGCGCCGATCTTCCACGTGAACGGCGACGACCCGGAGGCCTGCGACTGGGTGGCCCGGCTCGCGGTCGACTTCCGGCAGAAGTTCCGCAAGGACGTCGTGATCGACATGGTCTGCTACCGGCGCCGTGGCCACAACGAGGGCGACGACCCGTCGATGACCCAGCCGTCGATGTACGACGTCATCGACACCAAGCGCTCGGTGCGCAAGGCCTACACCGAGAGCCTGATCGGCCGTGGCGACATCTCGCTGAAAGAGGCCGAGGACGCGCTGCGCGACTACCAGGGCCAGCTGGAACGGGTCTTCAACGAGGTCCGCGAGCTGGAGAAGTACACCCCGGAACCGAGCGAGTCGGTCGAGGACGACCAGCGGGTGCCGACCACCGTGCAGACGGCCGTGGACAAGGCGGTGCTGCAACGCATCGGCGACGCGTTCCTGAATGTGCCCGACGGCTTCAACGTGCACCCGCGCGTCAAGCCGGTGCTGGAGAAGCGCCGTGAAATGGCCTACGAGGGCAAGGTCGACTGGGCCTTCGCCGAGCTGATGGCCTTCGGCACGCTGATCGACGAGGGTCGTGCGGTGCGCCTGACCGGTCAGGACTCCCGGCGCGGCACCTTCACCCAGCGGCACGCGGTGATCATCGACCGCAAGACCGCCGAGGAGTACACCCCGCTGCACAACATCGGCAGCACCAACCCCGGTTGGTTCGCGGTGCACGATTCGGCGCTGAGCGAATACGCCGCCGTCGGCTTCGAATACGGCTACTCGCTGGGCAACCCGAACGCACTCGTGCTGTGGGAGGCGCAGTTCGGTGACTTCGTCAACGGCGCGCAGTCCATCATCGACGAGTTCATCTCCTCCGGTGAGGCCAAGTGGGGCCAGCTCTCCGACGTCGTGCTGCTGTTGCCGCACGGCCACGAGGGCCAGGGTCCGGACCACACCTCCGGCCGGATCGAGCGGTTCCTGCAGCTGTGCGCCGAGGGCTCGATGACGGTCGCCGTGCCGTCCACCCCGGCGAACTACTTCCACCTGCTGCGCCGCCACGCGCTGGACGGCATCCGCCGCCCGCTGATCGTCTTCACTCCGAAGTCGATGCTGCGCAACAAGGCCGTCGTGTCGGATCTGAAGGACTTCACCGAGAGCAAGTTCCGCTCGGTGTTCGACGAGCCCGCCTACGAGCAGGGCATCGGCGACCGCAGCAAGGTCAAGCGGATCCTGATGACCAGCGGCAAGCTCTACTACGAGCTGGCCGCGGAGAAGGCCAAGCAGAAGCGCGAGGACGTCGCGATCGTGCGGATCGAGCAGCTCTACCCGCTGCCCACCTACCGCCTGAACGAGTCGCTCGACCGCTACCCCAACGCCACCGACATCGCGTGGGTCCAGGAGGAACCGGCCAACCAGGGCGCCTGGCCCTTCTTCGGCCTGAACCTCCCCGAGGTTCTGCCCGACCGCCTCGGCAAACTGCGCCGCATCTCCCGCCGCGCCATGTCGGCCCCCTCCTCGGGGTCCAGCAAGGTGCACGCGGTGGAGCAGGCGGAGATCGTCGCCGAAGCTTTCGAGCCGACCAGCTAG